One part of the Muntiacus reevesi chromosome 18, mMunRee1.1, whole genome shotgun sequence genome encodes these proteins:
- the PSMC3IP gene encoding homologous-pairing protein 2 homolog — MSKGRSEAAPGASGILLKYLQEQNRPFSAQDVFGNLQREHGLGKTAVVKALEQLAQQGKIKEKMYGKQKIYFADQDQFDVVSDADLQGLDARILALTAKVQGLQQSCRHMEAELKELTSALTTPEMQKEIQELKKECAGYRERLKNIKEATNHVTPEEKEQVYKERQRYHKEWRKRKRMATELSDAILEGYPKSKKQFFEEVGIETDEDHNVKLPDP; from the exons ATGAGTAAAGGCCGGTCAGAAGCTGCCCCGGGAG CCTCCGGGATCCTGCTGAAGTACCTACaggagcagaaccggcccttcaGTGCCCAGGACGTGTTCGGGAACCTGCAGCGGGAACATGGGCTGGGCAAGACG GCGGTGGTGAAGGCGCTGGAGCAGCTGGCCCAACAAGGCAAAATCAAAGAGAAGATGTATGGCAAGCAGAAGATATACTTTGCGGACCAG GACCAGTTTGACGTGGTCAGTGATGCTGACCTCCAAGGCCTGGATGCCAGAATCTTGGCTCTCACTGCTAAAGTGCAGGGCTTGCAGCAGAGCTGCCGCCACATGGAGGCTG AGCTGAAGGAGTTAACTAGTGCCCTGACCACACCGGAGATGCAGAAAGAGATCCAGGAGCTAAAGAAGGAATGTGCtggctacagagaaagactgaagaACATCAAAGAGGCCACCAACCACGTGACTCCAGAAGAGAAAGAGCag GTGTACAAGGAGAGGCAGAGGTACCACAAGGAGTGGAGGAAGCGCAAGAGGATG GCAACAGAGCTGTCTGATGCCATCCTTGAAGGATACCCCAAGAGCAAGAAGCAGTTCTTT GAGGAAGTTGGGATAGAGACTGATGAAGATCACAACGTCAAGCTCCCAGATCCCTGA